In Eriocheir sinensis breed Jianghai 21 chromosome 23, ASM2467909v1, whole genome shotgun sequence, a single window of DNA contains:
- the LOC127002431 gene encoding uncharacterized protein LOC127002431 isoform X48, protein MWYWYAGYPFTGSLVTYSPKSFSASVVDSGVFPMWYWCAGYPFTGSLVTYSPRSFSASVVDSGVFPMWYWCAGYPFTGSLVTYSPRSFSASVVDSGVFPMWYWCAGYPFTGSLVTYTPRSFSASVVDSGVFPMWYWCAGYPFTGSLVTYTPRSFSASVVDSGVFPMWYWCAGYPFTGSLVTYTPRSFSASVVDSGVFPMWYWCAGYPFTGSLVTYTPRSFSASVMDSGVFPMWYWCAGYPLTGSLVTYTPRSFSASVVDSGVFPMWYWCAGYPFTGSLVTYTPRSFSASVVDSGVFPMWYWCAGYPFTGSLVTYTPRSFSASVVDSGVFPMWYWCAGYPFTGSLVAYTPRSFSASVVDSGVFPMWYWCAGYPFTGSLVTYTPRSFSASVVDSGVFPMWYWCAGYPFTGSLVTYTPRPFSASVVDSGVFPMWYWCAGYPFTGSLVTHTPRSFSASVVDSGVFPMWYWCAGYPFTGSLVTHTPRSFSASVVDSGVFPMWYWCAGYPFTGSLVTYTPRSFSASVVDSGVFPMWYWYAGYPLPRCRTSHISSLNCSSHLLLHSCSR, encoded by the exons gtctttctctgcctctgtggtggatagtggagtgtttcccatgtggtattggtgtgctggatatcccttcactggtagcctggtaacatatagtcccag gtctttctctgcctctgtggtggatagtggagtgtttcccatgtggtattggtgtgctggatatcccttcactggtagcctggtaacatatagtcccaggtctttctctgcctctgtggtggatagtggagtgtttcccatgtggtattggtgtgctggatatcccttcactggtagcctggtaacatacactcccaggtctttctctgcctctgtggtggatagtggagtgtttcccatgtggtattggtgtgctggatatcccttcactggtagcctggtaacatacactcccaggtctttctctgcctctgtggtggatagtggagtgtttcccatgtggtattggtgtgctggatatcccttcactggtagcctggtaacatacactcccaggtctttctctgcctctgtggtggatagtggagtgtttcccatgtggtattggtgtgctggatatcccttcactggtagcctggtaacatacactcccaggtctttctctgcctctgtgatggatagtggagtgtttcccatgtggtattggtgtgctggatatcccctcactggtagcctggtaacatacactcccaggtctttctcagcctctgtggtggatagtggagtgtttcccatgtggtattggtgtgctggatatcccttcactggtagcctggtaacatacactcccag gtctttctctgcctctgtggtggatagtggagtgtttcccatgtggtattggtgtgctggatatcccttcactggtagcctggtaacatacactcccaggtctttctctgcctctgtggtggatagtggagtgtttcccatgtggtattggtgtgctggatatcccttcactggtagcctggtagcatacactcccag gtctttctctgcctctgtggtggatagtggagtgtttcccatgtggtattggtgtgctggatatcccttcactggtagcctggtaacatacactcccag gtctttctctgcctctgtggtggatagtggagtgtttcccatgtggtattggtgtgctggatatcccttcactggtagcctggtaacatacactcccaggcctttctctgcctctgtggtggatagtggagtgtttcccatgtggtattggtgtgctggatatcccttcactggtagcctggtaacacacactcccaggtctttctctgcctctgtggtggatagtggagtgtttcccatgtggtattggtgtgctggatatcccttcactggtagcctggtaacacacactcccaggtctttctctgcctctgtggtggatagtggagtgtttcccatgtggtattggtgtgctggatatcccttcactggtagcctggtaacatacactcccaggtctttctctgcctctgtggtggatagtggagtgtttcccatgtggtattggtacgctggatatcctctcccaaggtgcaggacttcacatatttcttcattgaattgtagcagccacttattgctccattcctgtagccggtga
- the LOC127002431 gene encoding uncharacterized protein LOC127002431 isoform X40, translating into MWYWYAGYPFTGSLVTYSPKSFSASVVDSGVFPMWYWCAGYPFTGSLVTYSPRSFSASVVDSGVFPMWYWCAGYPFTGSLVTYTPRSFSASVVDSGVFPMWYWCAGYPFTGSLVTYTPRSFSASVVDSGVFPMWYWCAGYPFTGSLVTYSPRSFSASVVDSGVFPMWYWCAGYPFTGSLVTYTPRSFSASVVDSGVFPMWYWCAGYPFTGSLVTYTPRSFSASVVDSGVFPMWYWCAGYPFTGSLVTYTPRSFSASVVDSGVFPMWYWCAGYPFTGSLVTYTPRSFSASVMDSGVFPMWYWCAGYPLTGSLVTYTPRSFSASVVDSGVFPMWYWCAGYPFTGSLVTYTPRSFSASVVDSGVFPMWYWCAGYPFTGSLVTYTPRSFSASVVDSGVFPMWYWCAGYPFTGSLVAYTPRSFSASVVDSGVFPMWYWCAGYPFTGSLVTYTPRSFSASVVDSGVFPMWYWCAGYPFTGSLVTYTPRPFSASVVDSGVFPMWYWCAGYPFTGSLVTHTPRSFSASVVDSGVFPMWYWCAGYPFTGSLVTHTPRSFSASVVDSGVFPMWYWCAGYPFTGSLVTYTPRSFSASVVDSGVFPMWYWYAGYPLPRCRTSHISSLNCSSHLLLHSCSR; encoded by the exons gtctttctctgcctctgtggtggatagtggagtgtttcccatgtggtattggtgtgctggatatcccttcactggtagcctggtaacatatagtcccaggtctttctctgcctctgtggtggatagtggagtgtttcccatgtggtattggtgtgctggatatcccttcactggtagcctggtaacatacactcccaggtctttctctgcctctgtggtggatagtggagtgtttcccatgtggtattggtgtgctggatatcccttcactggtagcctggtaacatacactcccag gtctttctctgcctctgtggtggatagtggagtgtttcccatgtggtattggtgtgctggatatcccttcactggtagcctggtaacatatagtcccaggtctttctctgcctctgtggtggatagtggagtgtttcccatgtggtattggtgtgctggatatcccttcactggtagcctggtaacatacactcccaggtctttctctgcctctgtggtggatagtggagtgtttcccatgtggtattggtgtgctggatatcccttcactggtagcctggtaacatacactcccaggtctttctctgcctctgtggtggatagtggagtgtttcccatgtggtattggtgtgctggatatcccttcactggtagcctggtaacatacactcccaggtctttctctgcctctgtggtggatagtggagtgtttcccatgtggtattggtgtgctggatatcccttcactggtagcctggtaacatacactcccaggtctttctctgcctctgtgatggatagtggagtgtttcccatgtggtattggtgtgctggatatcccctcactggtagcctggtaacatacactcccaggtctttctcagcctctgtggtggatagtggagtgtttcccatgtggtattggtgtgctggatatcccttcactggtagcctggtaacatacactcccag gtctttctctgcctctgtggtggatagtggagtgtttcccatgtggtattggtgtgctggatatcccttcactggtagcctggtaacatacactcccaggtctttctctgcctctgtggtggatagtggagtgtttcccatgtggtattggtgtgctggatatcccttcactggtagcctggtagcatacactcccag gtctttctctgcctctgtggtggatagtggagtgtttcccatgtggtattggtgtgctggatatcccttcactggtagcctggtaacatacactcccag gtctttctctgcctctgtggtggatagtggagtgtttcccatgtggtattggtgtgctggatatcccttcactggtagcctggtaacatacactcccaggcctttctctgcctctgtggtggatagtggagtgtttcccatgtggtattggtgtgctggatatcccttcactggtagcctggtaacacacactcccaggtctttctctgcctctgtggtggatagtggagtgtttcccatgtggtattggtgtgctggatatcccttcactggtagcctggtaacacacactcccaggtctttctctgcctctgtggtggatagtggagtgtttcccatgtggtattggtgtgctggatatcccttcactggtagcctggtaacatacactcccaggtctttctctgcctctgtggtggatagtggagtgtttcccatgtggtattggtacgctggatatcctctcccaaggtgcaggacttcacatatttcttcattgaattgtagcagccacttattgctccattcctgtagccggtga
- the LOC127002431 gene encoding uncharacterized protein LOC127002431 isoform X22: MWYWCAGYPFTGSLVTYTPRSFSASVVDSGVFPMWYWCAGYPFTGSLVTYSPRSFSASVVDSRVFPMWYWCAGYPFTGSLVTYAPRSFSASVVDSGVLPMWYWCAGYPFTGSLVTYTPRSFSASVVDSGVFPMWYWCAGYPFTGSLVTYTPRSFSASVVDSGVFPMWYWCAGYPFTGSLVTYTPRSFSASVVDSGVFPMWYWCAGYPFTGSLVTYSPRSFSASVVDSGVFPMWYWCAGYPFTGSLVTYTPRSFSASVVDSGVFPMWYWCAGYPFTGSLVTYTPRSFSASVVDSGVFPMWYWCAGYPFTGSLVTYTPRSFSASVVDSGVFPMWYWCAGYPFTGSLVTYTPRSFSASVMDSGVFPMWYWCAGYPLTGSLVTYTPRSFSASVVDSGVFPMWYWCAGYPFTGSLVTYTPRSFSASVVDSGVFPMWYWCAGYPFTGSLVTYTPRSFSASVVDSGVFPMWYWCAGYPFTGSLVAYTPRSFSASVVDSGVFPMWYWCAGYPFTGSLVTYTPRSFSASVVDSGVFPMWYWCAGYPFTGSLVTYTPRPFSASVVDSGVFPMWYWCAGYPFTGSLVTHTPRSFSASVVDSGVFPMWYWCAGYPFTGSLVTHTPRSFSASVVDSGVFPMWYWCAGYPFTGSLVTYTPRSFSASVVDSGVFPMWYWYAGYPLPRCRTSHISSLNCSSHLLLHSCSR; the protein is encoded by the exons atgtggtattggtgtgctggatatcccttcactggtagcctggtaacatacactcccaggtctttctctgcctctgtggtggatagtggagtgtttcccatgtggtattggtgtgctggatatcccttcactggtagcctggtaacatacagtcccaggtctttctctgcctctgtggtggatagtagagtgtttcccatgtggtattggtgtgctggatatcccttcactggtagcctggtaacatacgctcccaggtctttctctgcctctgtggtggatagtggagtgctccccatgtggtattggtgtgctggatatcccttcactggtagcctggtaacatacactcccag gtctttctctgcctctgtggtggatagtggagtgtttcccatgtggtattggtgtgctggatatcccttcactggtagcctggtaacatacactcccaggtctttctctgcctctgtggtggatagtggagtgtttcccatgtggtattggtgtgctggatatcccttcactggtagcctggtaacatacactcccag gtctttctctgcctctgtggtggatagtggagtgtttcccatgtggtattggtgtgctggatatcccttcactggtagcctggtaacatatagtcccaggtctttctctgcctctgtggtggatagtggagtgtttcccatgtggtattggtgtgctggatatcccttcactggtagcctggtaacatacactcccaggtctttctctgcctctgtggtggatagtggagtgtttcccatgtggtattggtgtgctggatatcccttcactggtagcctggtaacatacactcccaggtctttctctgcctctgtggtggatagtggagtgtttcccatgtggtattggtgtgctggatatcccttcactggtagcctggtaacatacactcccaggtctttctctgcctctgtggtggatagtggagtgtttcccatgtggtattggtgtgctggatatcccttcactggtagcctggtaacatacactcccaggtctttctctgcctctgtgatggatagtggagtgtttcccatgtggtattggtgtgctggatatcccctcactggtagcctggtaacatacactcccaggtctttctcagcctctgtggtggatagtggagtgtttcccatgtggtattggtgtgctggatatcccttcactggtagcctggtaacatacactcccag gtctttctctgcctctgtggtggatagtggagtgtttcccatgtggtattggtgtgctggatatcccttcactggtagcctggtaacatacactcccaggtctttctctgcctctgtggtggatagtggagtgtttcccatgtggtattggtgtgctggatatcccttcactggtagcctggtagcatacactcccag gtctttctctgcctctgtggtggatagtggagtgtttcccatgtggtattggtgtgctggatatcccttcactggtagcctggtaacatacactcccag gtctttctctgcctctgtggtggatagtggagtgtttcccatgtggtattggtgtgctggatatcccttcactggtagcctggtaacatacactcccaggcctttctctgcctctgtggtggatagtggagtgtttcccatgtggtattggtgtgctggatatcccttcactggtagcctggtaacacacactcccaggtctttctctgcctctgtggtggatagtggagtgtttcccatgtggtattggtgtgctggatatcccttcactggtagcctggtaacacacactcccaggtctttctctgcctctgtggtggatagtggagtgtttcccatgtggtattggtgtgctggatatcccttcactggtagcctggtaacatacactcccaggtctttctctgcctctgtggtggatagtggagtgtttcccatgtggtattggtacgctggatatcctctcccaaggtgcaggacttcacatatttcttcattgaattgtagcagccacttattgctccattcctgtagccggtga
- the LOC127002431 gene encoding uncharacterized protein LOC127002431 isoform X4, whose amino-acid sequence MWYWYAGYPFTGSLVTYTPRSFSASVVDSGVFPMWYWCAGYPFTGSLVTYTPRSFSASVVDSGVFPMWHWYAGYPFTGSLVTYTPRSFSASVVDSGVFPMWYWCAGYPFTGSLVTYSPRSFSASVVDSRVFPMWYWCAGYPFTGSLVTYAPRSFSASVVDSGVLPMWYWCAGYPFTGSLVTYTPRSFSASVVDSGVFPMWYWCAGYPFTGSLVTYTPRSFSASVVDSGVFPMWYWCAGYPFTGSLVTYTPRSFSASVVDSGVFPMWYWCAGYPFTGSLVTYSPRSFSASVVDSGVFPMWYWCAGYPFTGSLVTYTPRSFSASVVDSGVFPMWYWCAGYPFTGSLVTYTPRSFSASVVDSGVFPMWYWCAGYPFTGSLVTYTPRSFSASVVDSGVFPMWYWCAGYPFTGSLVTYTPRSFSASVMDSGVFPMWYWCAGYPLTGSLVTYTPRSFSASVVDSGVFPMWYWCAGYPFTGSLVTYTPRSFSASVVDSGVFPMWYWCAGYPFTGSLVTYTPRSFSASVVDSGVFPMWYWCAGYPFTGSLVAYTPRSFSASVVDSGVFPMWYWCAGYPFTGSLVTYTPRSFSASVVDSGVFPMWYWCAGYPFTGSLVTYTPRPFSASVVDSGVFPMWYWCAGYPFTGSLVTHTPRSFSASVVDSGVFPMWYWCAGYPFTGSLVTHTPRSFSASVVDSGVFPMWYWCAGYPFTGSLVTYTPRSFSASVVDSGVFPMWYWYAGYPLPRCRTSHISSLNCSSHLLLHSCSR is encoded by the exons atgtggtattggtacgctggatatcccttcactggtagcctggtaacatacactcccaggtctttctctgcctctgtggtggatagtggagtgtttcccatgtggtattggtgtgctggatatcccttcactggtagcctggtaacatacactcccaggtctttctctgcctctgtggtggatagtggagtgtttcccatgtggcattggtatgctggatatcccttcactggtagcctggtaacatacactcccag gtctttctctgcctctgtggtggatagtggagtgtttcccatgtggtattggtgtgctggatatcccttcactggtagcctggtaacatacagtcccaggtctttctctgcctctgtggtggatagtagagtgtttcccatgtggtattggtgtgctggatatcccttcactggtagcctggtaacatacgctcccaggtctttctctgcctctgtggtggatagtggagtgctccccatgtggtattggtgtgctggatatcccttcactggtagcctggtaacatacactcccag gtctttctctgcctctgtggtggatagtggagtgtttcccatgtggtattggtgtgctggatatcccttcactggtagcctggtaacatacactcccaggtctttctctgcctctgtggtggatagtggagtgtttcccatgtggtattggtgtgctggatatcccttcactggtagcctggtaacatacactcccag gtctttctctgcctctgtggtggatagtggagtgtttcccatgtggtattggtgtgctggatatcccttcactggtagcctggtaacatatagtcccaggtctttctctgcctctgtggtggatagtggagtgtttcccatgtggtattggtgtgctggatatcccttcactggtagcctggtaacatacactcccaggtctttctctgcctctgtggtggatagtggagtgtttcccatgtggtattggtgtgctggatatcccttcactggtagcctggtaacatacactcccaggtctttctctgcctctgtggtggatagtggagtgtttcccatgtggtattggtgtgctggatatcccttcactggtagcctggtaacatacactcccaggtctttctctgcctctgtggtggatagtggagtgtttcccatgtggtattggtgtgctggatatcccttcactggtagcctggtaacatacactcccaggtctttctctgcctctgtgatggatagtggagtgtttcccatgtggtattggtgtgctggatatcccctcactggtagcctggtaacatacactcccaggtctttctcagcctctgtggtggatagtggagtgtttcccatgtggtattggtgtgctggatatcccttcactggtagcctggtaacatacactcccag gtctttctctgcctctgtggtggatagtggagtgtttcccatgtggtattggtgtgctggatatcccttcactggtagcctggtaacatacactcccaggtctttctctgcctctgtggtggatagtggagtgtttcccatgtggtattggtgtgctggatatcccttcactggtagcctggtagcatacactcccag gtctttctctgcctctgtggtggatagtggagtgtttcccatgtggtattggtgtgctggatatcccttcactggtagcctggtaacatacactcccag gtctttctctgcctctgtggtggatagtggagtgtttcccatgtggtattggtgtgctggatatcccttcactggtagcctggtaacatacactcccaggcctttctctgcctctgtggtggatagtggagtgtttcccatgtggtattggtgtgctggatatcccttcactggtagcctggtaacacacactcccaggtctttctctgcctctgtggtggatagtggagtgtttcccatgtggtattggtgtgctggatatcccttcactggtagcctggtaacacacactcccaggtctttctctgcctctgtggtggatagtggagtgtttcccatgtggtattggtgtgctggatatcccttcactggtagcctggtaacatacactcccaggtctttctctgcctctgtggtggatagtggagtgtttcccatgtggtattggtacgctggatatcctctcccaaggtgcaggacttcacatatttcttcattgaattgtagcagccacttattgctccattcctgtagccggtga